CCAGCCTGCCCTTGTGGATGCTCGTCTTGGCGCTGATGGGCATCGGGCCGCTCCTGCCCTGGCGGCGCGCCGAGCACCAGTCCCTGACGCGCAACCTGCTGTGGATGGTGGGCGCTGGCGTGGTCGCGGGCGGCGTGGCTTATGCGCTCGGCGTCCACAAGCTCTACCCGCTCCTCACCGTGAGCCTGGCCGCCTATAACCTGGTGAGCCTGGGACTGCTGATCGGCGGCACCGTCGGTCCCCGGCGCCGGCTGAGCGGACGCTCGACCCTCTCTCACCTCAGCCAGTACGCCGTGGAGAACCGCCGCCGCTTCGGCTCGATGGTCGTCCACTTCGGCGTGGTGGTGGTGGCGCTGGGTATCGCGGGCAGCAGCGGCTACCGCACCGACACCCAGTACCGCGCCGCGGTCGGCGAGACGGTGGCCTTTGGCGGCTACGACCTCACCGTGACCGGCTTTTTCTTGGAGGACCGGCCCGACCGCGTCTCCAGGGGCGCGACCGTCGAGGTAGCCAGGGGGGGCCGCGTCCTCAGCGAACTGCGCCCGCGCGTCAACCGCTTTACCAACGCGCAGCAGAACGTGGAGACGCCGGGGGTTCTCTACCGGCCGTTCGAGGACGTCTACCTGACCGTCTTGCAGATCGACGAGGACGCCGGCTTCGTCGTCCTGCGCGCGGTGCAGAGCCCGCTCATCTCCTGGATCTGGTTTGGCGGGTTGATCATCGCCCTCGGCACCGGCTACGCCCTGGTTCCGCAGCGCCACCGCGAGGCTGCCCCGCAGCGGGGGGCGGCACCAGCGTGAAGCGGCTCGCCGTGGTGCTGGTCCTGACGGCGGCCTTTGCCGGGCTCTTCGCCTTTGGCGTCTTCGCGCCGCGCTACGAGCGGGCGAGCGCCTCGCCCAGGCTGGACAAGCCCATGCCCGACTTCGAGGCCGAGCTCTTCGCCCGTTACCTCTCGGACTACGGGCCGGCCGTCAGGCTCTCGGATTATCAGGGCCAGCCGGTGGTGGTCAACTTTTGGGCGTCGTGGTGCCGGCCCGCCTGCTACAACGAGGCACCCTTTCTGGAGGCCACCTGGCGCCGCTACGGAGACCGGGTCAAGTTCATCGGCATCGATGTCCAGGACCCGGAAGCGGACGCCGCGGCCTTTTTGGACCGCTTCAACTTCACCTTCCCGAACGCCAAGGATCCCGACATGAGGCTCTACATCGACTACGGCCTGCGCGGCCTGCCCGAGACCTTCTTCATCCGCGCCGACGGCACCCTTCACGCCCGCCACATCGGCGAGATCAGCGAAGGGCAACTGGTCGAGGGGATCGAGGCGATGCTGCCGTGAGGGCAGGGGTCAAGGCGGGGGT
This genomic interval from Deinococcota bacterium contains the following:
- a CDS encoding TlpA family protein disulfide reductase, with product MKRLAVVLVLTAAFAGLFAFGVFAPRYERASASPRLDKPMPDFEAELFARYLSDYGPAVRLSDYQGQPVVVNFWASWCRPACYNEAPFLEATWRRYGDRVKFIGIDVQDPEADAAAFLDRFNFTFPNAKDPDMRLYIDYGLRGLPETFFIRADGTLHARHIGEISEGQLVEGIEAMLP